One Xenopus tropicalis strain Nigerian chromosome 8, UCB_Xtro_10.0, whole genome shotgun sequence genomic window carries:
- the nkx2-8 gene encoding homeobox protein Nkx-2.8, with the protein MSSGGLSFTVRRILGLPEFDSTAIQNDSPLNYTSRTPYQDWLDNERNHFLSSDDSGSETNSPDTTQRSEVGSDSAETEEKKKKKRRVLFSKAQTLELERRFRQQRYLSAPERDQLAHILHLTPTQVKIWFQNHRYKMKRVKPEASSTPPLLKRVMVPVLVRDGKPCQTCPSSPHSERESIQVLPTLHYNFFQGYPHHQQVAHPSSFSWRW; encoded by the exons ATGTCTTCTGGAGGGTTAAGCTTCACTGTCCGGAGGATTTTGGGTCTTCCAGAATTTGACAGCACAGCCATACAGAACGATTCACCCTTAAATTACACCAGTAGGACCCCATATCAAGACTGGTTGGATAATGAGCGAAACCACTTTCTCT CCTCGGATGACAGTGGGTCGGAGACCAACTCCCCAGACACTACACAGAGATCAGAAGTGGGATCTGACAGTGCAGAGacagaggagaagaagaagaaaaagcggagaGTCCTTTTCTCAAAAGCTCAGACTTTGGAACTGGAGAGAAGGTTTCGCCAGCAGCGCTACCTATCGGCTCCAGAAAGGGACCAGTTGGCTCACATTCTGCACCTCACTCCCACTCAGGTCAAAATCTGGTTCCAAAACCACCGCTACAAGATGAAAAGGGTCAAGCCCGAAGCCAGCAGCACACCCCCTCTTCTCAAAAGGGTCATGGTTCCAGTTCTGGTGAGGGATGGCAAGCCATGTCAGACCTGCCCTTCTTCCCCACATTCAGAAAGGGAAAGTATCCAAGTGCTTCCCACTTTGCACTACAACTTTTTCCAAGGTTATCCTCATCATCAACAGGTAGCCCACCCTTCAAGTTTCTCCTGGAGATGGTGA